The proteins below are encoded in one region of Apium graveolens cultivar Ventura chromosome 4, ASM990537v1, whole genome shotgun sequence:
- the LOC141718133 gene encoding uncharacterized protein At3g28850-like has translation MGCATSKQQNHVCRKCREPLPSLSRSYSMHVHHLPENESDTYHVVALTSTTLGSLKPDSFGQTYHFQNFHDQDEKRRNKEEDFSMGLIEAKCWSKMIDEKLPKVVSRTPIETPPGEPETINAWELMEGLEDSSSPLHNNNRHFRSYSFSFGPKSVVPSLKNSTPKVQKHCKGSPRPLWMELEENDSDFDLDSDETSVVSGFDPDVISEFRKSLEKLPPNNLFQLEAIEDEKVVDNEPLDVWDFKIYSNGCKQDKAVLYFTSLRGIRKTYEDCCNVRAILKGLKIKVDERDVSMHSGFKEELKELLGDGFGRGGLPRVFVGNKYIGGAEEIQKMDDEGKLEKFLEGCEKLDDQGGVGDGSDGRVCEGCGDLRFMPCETCSGSCKIYYEVDYDEYSEEEGECGFQRCPDCNENGLVRCRICCD, from the coding sequence ATGGGGTGTGCGACTTCCAAGCAACAAAATCATGTTTGTCGAAAATGTAGAGAGCCTCTGCCTTCGTTGTCCCGAAGCTACTCGATGCACGTCCACCACTTGCCAGAAAACGAAAGCGATACGTACCATGTTGTAGCTCTCACTTCCACCACATTAGGCTCTTTGAAGCCTGATTCATTTGGTCAGacttatcattttcaaaattttcatgATCAAGATGAGAAGAGGAGGAATAAGGAGGAGGATTTTTCGATGGGATTGATCGAGGCCAAGTGTTGGTCGAAAATGATTGATGAAAAGTTACCCAAAGTTGTTTCAAGAACTCCTATTGAAACTCCCCCAGGGGAGCCTGAGACAATCAATGCTTGGGAGTTGATGGAAGGACTCGAGGATAGTAGTAGCCCTCTTCATAATAATAATCGTCATTTTCGGAGTTATTCGTTTAGTTTTGGTCCAAAGTCGGTTGTTCCTTCGTTGAAAAATTCAACACCAAAAGTACAAAAACATTGTAAAGGTTCTCCTAGGCCATTGTGGATGGAGTTGGAAGAAAATGATTcggattttgatttggattcgGATGAGACATCAGTTGTATCTGGTTTTGATCCAGATGTAATTTCGGAATTTAGAAAATCATTGGAAAAGTTGCCACCGAATAACTTGTTTCAGCTCGAGGCAATTGAGGATGAAAAAGTGGTGGATAATGAGCCATTGGATGTTTGGGATTTTAAGATTTATTCAAATGGTTGTAAACAAGACAAGGCGGTGTTATATTTTACAAGCCTTCGAGGGATTAGGAAGACCTATGAAGATTGTTGTAATGTTAGAGCTATTCTAAAAGGGTTGAAAATAAAGGTTGATGAGAGGGATGTGTCGATGCATTCGGGGTTTAAGGAGGAGTTGAAAGAGCTCTTAGGGGATGGTTTTGGTAGGGGTGGTTTGCCAAGGGTGTTTGTGGGGAATAAATACATTGGTGGAGCTGAGGAAATCCAGAAAATGGACGATGAAGGAAAGCTGGAGAAATTTCTGGAAGGTTGTGAAAAGCTTGATGATCAAGGTGGTGTTGGTGATGGCAGTGATGGAAGGGTGTGTGAGGGGTGCGGGGATCTAAGGTTTATGCCTTGTGAGACATGTTCAGGGAGTTGTAAAATTTATTATGAGGTTGATTATGACGAATATAGCGAGGAAGAAGGTGAATGTGGATTTCAAAGATGTCCTGATTGCAATGAGAATGGTCTAGTACGCTGCCGAATTTGCTGTGACTAA